CTCAAAGCTGCGATTCCAGCGAACATGTCCTGGTAGTTTAACCTCATCCAGGCATCGGTTATGTAATACCCCAATCCAAGCTCAGTGCCGAAGGTCTCAGCAAAGAACAGAATCGCCAAGGCAGTGCCAACACTCACTCGCACCGAGGTGAGGACCCTGGGAAGTACCGCTGGTAATAAGACGTGCCACAACATCTGCCACCGATTTGGTCCCAGGGTGGCAATGGAATCGATTATGAACCGATCGATTCCCCGACGGGCATCCATTACCGATACTAAGATTTGAAATAGAATAACCAAAACCATTAGGAAAATCTTGGCTGAGTCACCCAGGCCAAGCAGTAGCATAATTACCGGCAAGAAGGCCACCTTGGGGAT
The DNA window shown above is from Bacillota bacterium and carries:
- a CDS encoding ABC transporter permease, producing MNRIRRIKRGLIPLVQLFVAWQLLAWMLKTPAFPPPYPVIVNLITRTDIPLHAWVSLWRTLRAIVISIVIAVPVGIWVGGNDRLYRTFSPFLYLLYPIPKVAFLPVIMLLLGLGDSAKIFLMVLVILFQILVSVMDARRGIDRFIIDSIATLGPNRWQMLWHVLLPAVLPRVLTSVRVSVGTALAILFFAETFGTELGLGYYITDAWMRLNYQDMFAGIAALSLLGLLLFQAINWIEGKLCKWRS